The genomic segment gctttattggtagggctttcagtgtttctcgacccgtgaacagttttcggcgcgacttttttttatgaccgtgtatattgtagctatttagaacatcctgcaaatttttcagaaaattctgaatagtttacagtatcgaaaactaggtttaaacatgttttccacgcgcataaaaaaaaattagtcacgcgtgcaacaacatgtttgaacctaattttcagtactgtaaactatttggaattttctgaaaatttgtaggatgttctaaatagctataatatacacggtcataaaaaaaatcgtgccaaAAACTATTTAcgagttgtaaacactgagagccctactggtagggcttaaagtaaagCGTTTATAGgagaattcatatatatatatatatgtatatatttgtatTTCAGTGAAACATAGATTTGGTATGCTTTATTACCAACTTGACTAAACTTTTACTTTTTGCTTATAACTTAaagataaattaaaattatagctttttttttatttggataGCTATTGCATGAAGatctttttttaataaaaaattcgtTTTAAAGTGTttgaatattaataaaaaaaattagaagtaAATTAggaattataaaaattattttaatttaaaaaaacaaCTTCTTAAAAGTTTTTTTTGGGAGGAGCTAGGGTCTCCCAGCTACTCCCAAAATGActtctaaattaaaaaataaatttctatttttttacCCAGACAcctcaaaaaataatttttaattctaGAAGCTTAGCCAAATAGGGTCATGAAAAATTGCAGCCAAAATTATTATGTAATGATGTTAGTAgtactaaaatgtttaattaatttttttatggtaAAAATCATTGTTGTTAGTATTTTGGTATGCAGTTGGCCTATGGTCGTTACCAGATTGGATAAAATAAATACTACAAAGACATTTAAGTGCTACAAATATAACTCCATAAGGATTTTTGTCACAAATATttctattttatattattattttttgtccaATATGGTACGGACATGTAACACTGTTAACATTGTTAATGACCATGGACCAACTATTCACCGAAACATTAACCACATGAATTTTCGCAAACAAAGAAATTATTTAAGTATTTAAGTACTACAAACATAACTTAAATGGATTTTTCGCTGCAATTTTCCCATCCAAATGATACTTACCTGGTAACATGTAAAATGAAAATCAGTCAAAAGAAAATTGTACCTTCTCATCGAATTTAGCCAACAATTTGTTCATAATCACTAGATTGCGCTTAATTTTAATGAATTAAGTGAtggcaattttttttaataactttAATTAATTAGGATGATGTATTCTAATTAGTctatgttataattttttttaaaaattgatttTAAAGAGTACTAATTACCAAAGATATATTTTGTTGAAAGAGGGTACCATTATGGGTATTGACCCTGAAATATAAAATTGATATGATTAGTTTTGAgttttttctttagaaaaaaaaaaattggaacttAACAGAAAAAAAAACGTATACattatatacagaaaaggcaaagATATATAACAAGGACATGCTAAGATAAGACccgaaaacaaaataaaaaaaataagggaatttactcatttagtactttatatttttgtaaagtattattttggtactgtctgttttcaataatgttcatatggtatcctgtatttttaaattatacatatttgataccctagactcagatttgataaataaaattttgtcaatatgatcaaactataatcagttatatgtaattaaataattaaatttaaatttagaacttacataattgccagtaatttgattaaattgataaaattttattaattaaattttaatttaggataccaaatatgtacaattttaaagtacaaaatacaatataaacattattaaaaatagaaaatatcaaaataatacTCTAAAAAAACACTACCTACCCAACAAAAAATACCAAATATACTTATAAAATTGACAAGAAACAGAGCACTCACTACTTTTAATGCCTTGGTTTTTGtgaaacaaaacaaaacagagactaaagaaaagaaagaaggaaaaaaagtCAATGGCCGGGGTTCAGTGCTGCTCTAATCCACCAACTCTGGATCCAAACAGCGGATTAGGCTACCTTGAGGAACTGGGTGGCCTCAAAACCTACATCTCTGGCTCTTCCTCTGACTCCAAATCTGccgttctcctcatctctgacgTTTTCGGTAATTACCCACCTCACAGATTCGCTAATTACAAATCTTTATcaagaaaacttttcacttcttcctcaacatttttttttcttttcataattAATATTGTTGATAAGCAACGAATATATATGAACTCTGTACATATTTAAAAAAGAGAACAGAGATTAATGGACCATCTTAGGTTTTAAGCATTTGAGTATTGAGCAATTCTACTTTATGCTGTTTTCTAACGTTTGTTACTTTAATTTTTAATGATGTTGCAGGATATGAAGCCCCAAACATAAGGTATGCTATTATTTTTGCTGGTCTATAAACTTTTTACTGCAGTTTCTGTTCAGAAGAATATTGTTCTTGTGCATGGTTTTTCTATATATATGTTCTTCATTTTAAATCTGGTTTCACCTTTAAAAGGTTGATTGCGGACAAGGCTGCAGCTGCTGGATTCTACGCTGTGGTTCCTGATTTCTTCAATGGCGACCCCTACAATATTGATGGCGATAGTAGGCCCGTACTAGAATGGTTAAAAGATCATGGAACGGTATGTTGAATGGCTTTTTTTCAACAAGTTCTATTCCAAATAACTCTTTGTTGTACTATTTGGTCTCTTTTTCATTTAGacgtataaaaataaaatatactcCAGAGAGGGcgataaattataataattaagcTTGATAAACTATTGAAACAGGACAAGGGGCTTGAGGATGCAAAACCAGTAGTTGAAGCTCTCAAGTCCAAAGGTTTTTCTGCAATTGGGGCAGTTGGCTTCTGCTGGGGTGGTGAGTGAGTTGTTTAGGGAAATTCGATATTATATGCTTGATAATTTAGTGAAATGTTTTAATATGCCAATTATTATTCTAAATATAtgatcattttaatttttttttaagataaaaaTACCCCTAAGattcaaacactcattttttCTCTCAATTCGAACTCTCTCTCTAACATCCCTCATTCTCTCACTTTCTCACTCTCTCTCGTTCTAatattgtagatctcgaaaaaataccaaaattaagaaaaaaatcatctgaaacaaatatttgagtgaaaaaatatgtcGAAAAAGTATTGTTTGATGAAATTTgatgctctgcactgaaatttaACGAAAAATTTAGAGGGTCATATTTTTTCATCCAAATATctgtttcagatgatttttttttttaatttggatatTTTTTCGATATCTACAAAATTAAAATGATAAAGAGggtgagagaatgagagatgttAGAGAAAGAAAGTTCGGATTGAGAGCGAAAATGAGTGTTTGAATATTAGAGGTATTTTtatctaaaaaattgaaattgtcatatatttgggctAATAACTTATattggcatattaaaaaaatttacaaagttatcaTGCGTATAACATAAAATTTCCCATTGTTTTTgtacttatttttttaattggcTCTAATAGATGGATTTTTTTAGCTTTTGGGTCATTTGATATCTCACTATTGGAGCATATAAGAGTTGCAACGATTTGTTTTTCATTTCAGGCAAGGTTGTGACTGAACTTGCAAAGTCAAAATCTATTGAAGCTGCTGTGCTGCTACATCCTTCTCTTGTCACTTTGGATGATATAAAGGGTATGAATATTATTTTCAAGTGCTTAACACAGTTAAAACTATACTTTAGGCTAATTCATTAGCATATAAAGTTTTGTTTTGGAATGCATTATCATGTAATCCATATCCATACAAAGTTCCTCTATATTTCAACACTTGAATAaattattacatataccaaatcCGTTTACCAGTCAATGACTAGCTTGAAAAGTACTTTTAACCAAATAGACGTTATTAGCTTAACTACAGGGAATTTATTCATTTGGTATCtgtaattttacaaaatattattttgataccctctgttttcaataatgctcatatagtaccttatattttaaaatcatacatatttggtaccctagacttggatttgatagataaaattttgtcaatatgaccaaactgtcatcagttatatgtaattaagtatttaaatataaatttggaacttatataattgagagcattttgattaaatttataaaattttattaattaaatttgagtttagggtattaaatatgtatgattttataatacagagtaccaaatatgtacgatttcaaaatacaagatatcaaatgagcattattgtaaatacaggataccaaaatgatattttgcaaaaatacagaATACCAAATGATTACCTACCCATCAAAATAAAGAAGATTTCTAATGTGGCAGCTGATGTTGTGCTTTGACACTATGATTAGTCACcacgtacatatatatatttatataaatatatattatatttatttatctaGTTTTGCATTATTGATTACATAAGATAGGAGTCAacatgattattaattaaatagcTTTTATTTGTTCATTTATCTACAGAGGTTAATATTCCCATTGAGATACTGGCAGCTGAGATTGATAGTATTACACCACCGGCTCTCGTGGAACAATACAAGGAGATCTTAGCTACTAAAGTACCTCATGTACGTATatatattgttgttattttttttaataaatagtatttttcctTCCGTGAATTTTTGACACTATCCGATTATGTTTTTAAAGAAATAGTCTGATAAATTTTTTTTCTGAACTATTGATACTATCGTATTGTACTCTCTGTTacgatttgcataaaataattaacaCTTTACAATTTTCACAATAACAGTGTACATAATTTGGTAGTTGTCAAAATTTCAGAAGCAAAaatgttaattattttaattaatagttGAGCGAAAAATTTTGATAGACTATATATTTTAGGGTTTATATCTTTTTGGactatgtgttttgtctcattacttgtttagaccctgtgttttgataaattactttttggaccctgtgttttgtaaaattgttaaaatagaaccctaaactcgattttggtcaatgttttgtcaactaaaatcacaaataatttacaaaactaacaatccagaataaaaataaaatcattctgcttaaaaactgtattgttatattcaattttttcttcatcaaaattgagtttagggttctattttaactattttacaaaacatatgattcaaaaagtaatttatcaaaatacatggtccaaacagataacgagacaaaacacatggtccaaaaaaagATAAACCCTTGAAACTATAATCCCTTAATGTCAAAAGTTGAAGTggtcaaaatttttttttttttttaacaggGAAACAAGAACATCCATGTCTTATACCAACCATCacaattacaataataataataactctaATGGGCCAAAGTAGATTTTGTCACGTctggttttatttttcttttttattttgcaAGAATATTTATTTCATTACATTGTGATAGTGAGTCACCACTTTCTCTCTaccttgtttttcttttaaaaaaaaacacacacacgcAATGATAATTGATATGTATTAATAGGTTTACATTATTAATTTATATGGCTTGTAATTGTATAGGTTGACAGCTATGTGGAGATAATCCCAAAGGTTGAACATGGGTGGACAGTGAGGTACAACGTGGATGATGAATCAGCCTCAAAATCTGCAAATGAGGCCCATAACAAGATGTTGGAGTGGTTCTCTAAGTATCTTAATTGATCGATTTTAAGTTTTCTTTCTTCTAATAATAAAAGCCATGTAAAATTGGTGTGAAACTTCTTCTCTTTCATGTATGGTTCAAAATATTCCCATGTCTTTACGttgaattagttttttttttttttaaaaagattaCTATTTACTAATAGAATAATATTATTTTGGTGTTTTGGTTAAATATCATTTTAAattttgattatttgttttagaaaattctattattttttgttttgttttacagaacttatcattattattttaaattggaTATTGTTAAATTTTAGTTTTAACATAACACTTCTACTTTCATTctaatatattataaaatgacTTTTATATATGGAAACGGGAATAAAAtgtttgtattaaaaaaatattgaataaaATTGATACATAGTTTTAAGagatttataaaattaaaatttatttttccatttttttagaATAAATATTGTTTCTCTTTAAAgaattagaaaaaataattagGTCTAACTACATTTATATATTTACTAGGTGCAAGCAATGTGCAATAcatgtttacttagttttatctagaaaatttattaattatttttattaagtttctatgattgtcatataaattttaaataaataaacaatattatatataaaaaaaacgaCATAAACATATTggaagaaaaattaaacaaaaattttGTTTAtggtttctttttttaaaaaaaaaaataatacgataacattttagatcacaaactatcaTAGTTAAGGTACAAAATATTCTTGATatttgtaatgcctcaaatttcctaataaggtttaggaacttgattaggtggccgggagagccataattgatttcttgtgctattaaatgattatatgcatgtttaggtgtattaaatatgcatgtgaacctatttttgagtaattgggtgattttcatattttggccatttcgggcatatttgacatatatgtgatatgtgtgtgatgctttattattgtttggttatgccagggttactcagaacgagacgatcctaggaggtaagctagtgggaaagtcacaacgagatttatgcttgactcggagtaagtcaatgggtatttagagcattatcgggatattgggtaatgagaatgaatatttggtgataaatgtggagttagtaagatcaagaggaaattctgAAGGTTTACTATTTTGTCCCtcggggtgttttcgggaccccgagcgttaggatttgtttgaggatacttaagcttgaagtaacattttaggaaataaaaagaatgttatgtacgctctctctccctctaagttccatttttgtctcccgatcgcattttcgaaggaaacttgagttttaggactcggattcaagcgaggatcgaggcatagcgatcctaggaaagattataagctttttagccggaggatttagttggaaacaactcaattggaggtaattcaagttttaagtttttaaaatttttaagcttgaattggactttgtgttttgatgagttttagtTCGATTTGAGACTtgagttttgttggttttggatgatggggatatttgggaactttgatttttgagtttggagatgtttgaataggtttttggaaggttttaaaaggttgaaaacgaggaaaaatggttggtccgaggttgggccgcgaccatgttcttgggcgccgtggcccaggcttgaagaagcaggtggaggtttTGTTTggcctgagggtcgcggcgcttgccAGGAGGGCTACGGCGCTTGATGTCATTTTTtggccaaattgatgttttggttaggggaactcaaaccttaggcctcgggatcgttcctactacctggtttagtggaatttgatgtctcggaggctaggtcttggttccgggattggttttagaacttgaactcattggatcaccatttgtggttgggactaggttttcactagatgattggaatcaggatcgtgcttgtggcttatttattggtaacatgtgcttggaccaaaggtaagaaaactgcaccccatatgtgacatgcatggttattcttgatgcatgttggatgtttaaatgtgaacattgataacATATCAATTTCTTAGAAATCTTACTCATTTgtgtatggttattattgaggtatgtcgggtgtttaaatgtgatgcatgtaatgcacaagaaacatgtgtttagggcatcccaataatgttgaatatgagattgatcagagcttgagtctctgtatttgtgcatgatcataattgtgctagtaactgataagtaagcatgttgaatgccctatgtttggatatttgacatatgatatatgtttggtagcattgcttacttgtgcatggcactgactcattagtcagatttggcaatggtgtcagtatcagctgtgaagttgtgactcattagtcaagttcggcagtggtactgagcactggtcacatgatattgactcataagtcaagaacggtcttagcgtgtttaacgcaagccgataaaagattagatctaatcgacatctgcattgaatgactcgaatgagcattaatgccggaccgacctcaagttcaatgaaaattaaaagcgcttgtctagtctaagggctagttaattagagccagagccagaaaggctaaggtgacctacatgtcacatggctaggagggtatgggacctccagagtgtgactcattagtcacctatacagggtatgactccttagtcatccacacagagatagacttattagtcatctatacagagtgtgactcattaatcacctatacagagtgtgtctcattagtcacctagacagatatggactcattagtcatgtacacagggtatgacgcattagtcatctatacagagtgcgactcatta from the Humulus lupulus chromosome X, drHumLupu1.1, whole genome shotgun sequence genome contains:
- the LOC133803196 gene encoding endo-1,3;1,4-beta-D-glucanase-like, which produces MAGVQCCSNPPTLDPNSGLGYLEELGGLKTYISGSSSDSKSAVLLISDVFGYEAPNIRLIADKAAAAGFYAVVPDFFNGDPYNIDGDSRPVLEWLKDHGTDKGLEDAKPVVEALKSKGFSAIGAVGFCWGGKVVTELAKSKSIEAAVLLHPSLVTLDDIKEVNIPIEILAAEIDSITPPALVEQYKEILATKVPHVDSYVEIIPKVEHGWTVRYNVDDESASKSANEAHNKMLEWFSKYLN